In uncultured Ilyobacter sp., a genomic segment contains:
- a CDS encoding pyrimidine/purine nucleoside phosphorylase, which produces MFKTNDYFDGKVKSVAFESEKGPATIGVMAIGEYEFGTSKKEYMTVTSGKLTVKLPGSQEWKEYTQNETFIVEAGQKFGVKTDVESSYLCIYE; this is translated from the coding sequence ATGTTTAAAACAAATGATTATTTTGATGGGAAGGTAAAATCGGTGGCTTTTGAATCAGAAAAGGGTCCTGCCACTATAGGGGTCATGGCAATAGGGGAATACGAATTTGGAACTTCAAAAAAGGAATATATGACAGTAACCAGTGGAAAATTAACTGTAAAACTTCCAGGAAGCCAAGAGTGGAAAGAGTATACTCAAAATGAAACTTTTATTGTAGAAGCTGGACAAAAGTTCGGTGTAAAAACTGACGTTGAAAGTTCTTATCTTTGCATATATGAGTAA
- a CDS encoding MurR/RpiR family transcriptional regulator — MKISDFDLTKKIMNIVNELPPKQKKLADYILKNQKQCAFMTSTALGTAAKVSESTVIRFASSLGYKGYPAFQKDLRDFLKIELSTLEKFSIEKVDSHGTAYEKIFESEVEIINSTLNEISAESFDAAVDALYEKDSILTVGFKGSFCLSSYAGYNLSKIHSNVQIVDEWNERWFNYLNDLNENTTALLFGFPRYPNNVVTIAGILKEKNCKIIVITDSVVSPLAEFADILLIIPVRKSFFVDHLAAVMCLINALIFSLSYKDKEKTEKYLQRFEKFANENNIFVKRS, encoded by the coding sequence ATGAAAATATCAGATTTTGATCTGACAAAAAAAATAATGAACATCGTCAACGAGCTGCCTCCAAAGCAAAAAAAACTGGCAGACTATATTTTAAAAAATCAAAAGCAGTGTGCCTTTATGACATCCACCGCTCTAGGAACTGCTGCCAAAGTAAGTGAGTCTACTGTTATCAGGTTCGCTTCTTCTTTAGGATACAAAGGGTACCCTGCCTTTCAGAAGGACTTGAGGGACTTTCTCAAAATAGAGCTTTCTACCTTGGAAAAATTTTCTATTGAAAAAGTAGATAGTCATGGTACCGCTTATGAAAAAATATTTGAATCTGAAGTAGAGATCATAAACAGTACTCTAAATGAGATATCAGCAGAATCCTTTGACGCAGCAGTAGATGCTCTTTATGAAAAAGACAGCATCCTTACAGTGGGGTTCAAAGGTTCCTTCTGTCTTTCCAGTTATGCTGGATATAATTTGAGTAAAATACATTCTAACGTGCAGATTGTAGATGAGTGGAATGAAAGATGGTTCAATTACCTAAATGACTTAAATGAAAATACAACGGCACTTCTTTTTGGATTTCCTAGATACCCAAATAATGTGGTCACTATCGCTGGCATATTAAAAGAAAAAAATTGTAAAATTATTGTCATTACTGACAGTGTGGTATCACCTCTTGCAGAGTTTGCAGATATTTTGCTGATTATCCCTGTGAGAAAGTCCTTTTTTGTAGATCACTTAGCAGCTGTTATGTGCCTTATTAATGCCCTTATATTTTCTCTTTCATACAAGGATAAGGAAAAAACAGAAAAATACCTTCAAAGATTTGAAAAATTTGCCAATGAAAATAATATCTTTGTAAAAAGAAGTTAA
- a CDS encoding CDP-alcohol phosphatidyltransferase family protein yields MWSDLKKISNQITLLRFLLLFLMWIGVFQEKPTYYLAFGLILCGITDFLDGFLARKLNQITEIGSRLDSWADNFLLISGIIWTVMLLPQIFTENKFIFLSTLGAYITFLLIGFIKFGRFANLHLYLSKLTTVILYLFIVHAFFIGAYNKSLFYLTIGISLVSAIEGIIIFLISSEVNENIGSLILNYIDDSNSIKIWFKKHFHNL; encoded by the coding sequence ATGTGGAGTGACCTCAAAAAAATTTCAAATCAAATAACTCTTTTAAGATTTTTATTATTATTTCTTATGTGGATAGGAGTTTTTCAAGAAAAACCCACCTATTATCTGGCTTTCGGGCTTATCTTATGCGGAATTACAGACTTTTTAGACGGGTTTCTTGCAAGAAAACTCAATCAAATCACAGAAATAGGAAGCCGTCTAGATTCCTGGGCCGACAATTTTTTACTTATTTCTGGAATTATTTGGACAGTTATGCTTTTGCCCCAGATTTTTACTGAGAACAAATTTATTTTTTTATCTACGCTAGGGGCCTATATCACTTTTTTATTGATAGGTTTCATAAAGTTTGGACGTTTTGCAAACCTTCATCTTTACCTGTCAAAACTAACTACAGTTATTCTTTATCTATTTATTGTACATGCATTTTTTATTGGGGCTTACAACAAATCCCTCTTCTATTTAACAATTGGTATATCACTGGTATCTGCTATAGAAGGAATAATTATCTTTCTCATATCTTCAGAAGTAAACGAAAATATTGGTAGTTTGATTCTCAATTATATAGACGACAGCAATTCAATAAAAATATGGTTCAAAAAACACTTTCACAACCTTTAG
- a CDS encoding SDR family oxidoreductase — protein sequence MIITGASSGIGRELLKIFASNGHFVIAVARRREKLEEIKKEFNEKVEIFCKDMSKLGDIAELYEEIKELNIEVDLLINNAGTGEYGFFYETDMKSHMKTLNLNIKGLTYLTRIFAEDMIKKKQGGIINVASTASFQSGGPLMGVYYASKAYVLSLTEALVEEMEYRGVRIMVLCPGPTSTEFKGMSSKRKGMEKFYVTTPRQVAESCYRDYFKGKNICVPGLLNKIIIFITRFIPRKVQRKMVRKIQEKKKRLL from the coding sequence GTGATTATTACAGGGGCAAGCAGCGGTATAGGAAGAGAGCTCTTGAAAATATTTGCAAGTAACGGCCACTTTGTAATAGCCGTTGCAAGACGAAGGGAAAAGCTAGAGGAGATCAAAAAAGAATTCAATGAAAAAGTCGAAATTTTTTGTAAGGATATGTCTAAACTTGGGGATATAGCTGAACTTTATGAGGAGATTAAAGAGTTGAATATAGAGGTGGATCTGCTTATAAATAACGCTGGAACAGGAGAATATGGGTTTTTCTATGAAACGGATATGAAGTCTCATATGAAAACATTAAACCTAAATATAAAAGGATTAACATACCTGACGAGAATCTTTGCAGAGGATATGATAAAAAAAAAACAGGGCGGTATTATAAATGTAGCCTCGACAGCCTCATTCCAAAGTGGGGGGCCTTTAATGGGTGTGTACTATGCCTCTAAAGCCTATGTGCTGTCTCTAACAGAGGCTCTCGTTGAGGAGATGGAGTATAGGGGTGTAAGGATAATGGTACTCTGTCCTGGACCTACTTCTACAGAGTTTAAAGGCATGAGTTCTAAAAGAAAGGGAATGGAAAAGTTTTATGTAACAACTCCTAGGCAAGTGGCAGAGAGTTGCTATAGGGATTATTTTAAGGGTAAAAACATTTGTGTACCAGGTTTATTAAATAAAATTATTATTTTTATTACCAGGTTTATCCCTAGAAAAGTTCAGAGAAAAATGGTCAGAAAAATTCAGGAAAAGAAAAAGAGGCTTTTATAA
- a CDS encoding lysophospholipid acyltransferase family protein — MKHKLEYLIILFFIKILCILPEKTRFKIAEFFAVAGYKFIKKRRIITLANLKMAFPDKSQKEIEKIALDSYKIMSKAFLSSLWFEDYLNEEGKVTVENMDILDRAYAKGKGVIVACMHMGNMEASLKAAQKYHIVTVAKKQRNPYLDRLITKNREKVNITLLKKSKRTSRELMEHIKKKDIIALFSDHRDKGATVNFFGETTVSPTGAVFLALRNDLPLILTFNILNPDNTCTTKIVEEIQMIKTGNFKKDVQSNTQLLIDKMEKIISQYPEQWMWFHDRWRLSKKIK; from the coding sequence ATGAAGCACAAACTTGAATACTTAATTATACTTTTTTTTATAAAAATTCTCTGTATCCTTCCTGAAAAAACAAGATTTAAAATAGCTGAATTTTTTGCTGTTGCTGGTTATAAATTCATAAAAAAAAGAAGAATTATTACCCTGGCCAACTTAAAAATGGCTTTTCCCGATAAATCACAGAAAGAAATTGAAAAAATTGCTTTGGATTCTTATAAAATAATGTCTAAGGCCTTTCTATCATCACTTTGGTTTGAAGATTATTTAAACGAAGAAGGTAAAGTGACTGTTGAAAATATGGATATACTAGACAGGGCTTATGCAAAGGGAAAAGGTGTGATAGTCGCTTGTATGCATATGGGGAACATGGAAGCCTCCCTCAAGGCTGCACAAAAATACCATATAGTCACAGTAGCCAAAAAACAGAGAAACCCTTATTTAGATAGACTTATCACCAAAAACAGAGAAAAAGTTAATATAACACTTTTAAAAAAAAGCAAAAGAACTTCTCGGGAGCTAATGGAGCACATTAAGAAAAAGGATATAATAGCCTTATTCAGCGATCATAGGGACAAGGGAGCAACTGTAAATTTCTTTGGAGAAACAACTGTTTCCCCAACTGGAGCAGTATTCCTAGCTCTAAGAAATGACCTCCCTCTTATATTGACATTTAATATCCTCAATCCCGACAACACTTGTACAACAAAGATTGTAGAAGAAATTCAGATGATAAAAACCGGTAATTTTAAAAAAGATGTTCAGTCTAATACCCAGCTTTTAATAGATAAAATGGAGAAAATCATCTCTCAATACCCTGAACAATGGATGTGGTTCCACGATAGATGGAGACTTTCTAAAAAAATCAAGTGA
- a CDS encoding fructose-1,6-bisphosphatase — protein sequence MRDLDYLKLLSKQYPSIADVANEIINLKAILNLPKGTEHFLTDMHGEYEAFSYHLRSASGVLKFKIDDIFGHTLTMDEKKNLSTLIIYPEKRLKYVEETYKGSINEWYKVTIYRLITICKVVSSKYTRSKVKKALPSDFNYILDELLNIESKQLNKEKYYNEIVDTIVELERADRFIVAICGLVQKLAVDILHIMGDIYDRGPGPHLIMDELMKHSNVDIQWGNHDILWMGAALGHQTMVAEVLRIALRYSNVECLEEGYGINLLPLGSLAMTVYKDDPCKEFMPKVSNEQFYEEKDKLLIARMHKAIAIIQFKLEGQLIKRKEEFKRTDRLLLDMVDYERGVLIIDGEEYPLTSCNFPTIEPANPYILSKDEKDVIDKLSSYFKNSEKLQKHIYYFYTNGSLYLKYNGNLLYHGCILLDEKGEYLNAFIEGKKYSGVELLDKYEELARRAYFTRKESDIDWLWYLWTGRKSPMFAKEKMATFERYFTTEKKLHEEKLNPYFKYREDEAICRKILASFDLDPDNGHIITGHTPVKVKKGESPLKANGKLLVIDGGMSRAYQNTTGIAGYTLMYNSWGLRLVSHHPFTSEDEIVREGVKINSNIDVLQKTNRKTVGDTDIGKKLLSEIDDLKELMEVYKSGQIQEGRKK from the coding sequence ATGAGAGATTTGGACTATTTAAAACTTTTATCAAAACAATATCCTAGTATTGCTGATGTAGCAAATGAGATAATAAACCTTAAGGCGATATTAAACCTGCCTAAGGGAACAGAACATTTCCTTACAGATATGCACGGAGAGTATGAAGCCTTTTCATATCATTTAAGAAGTGCTTCAGGAGTTTTAAAATTTAAGATAGATGATATTTTTGGACATACACTTACTATGGATGAAAAGAAAAATCTGTCAACTTTGATAATATATCCTGAAAAGCGTCTTAAATATGTGGAAGAGACTTACAAGGGCTCTATAAATGAATGGTACAAGGTTACTATTTACAGGCTGATTACAATATGTAAAGTAGTTTCATCTAAATATACTCGTTCTAAAGTAAAAAAAGCCTTACCCTCTGATTTTAATTATATTCTTGATGAACTTTTAAATATTGAAAGTAAACAACTGAATAAGGAAAAATATTATAATGAAATCGTGGATACAATAGTAGAACTAGAAAGAGCTGACAGGTTTATTGTAGCTATATGCGGTCTTGTACAGAAGTTGGCGGTGGATATCCTTCATATCATGGGGGATATATACGACAGGGGTCCAGGTCCACATCTTATAATGGACGAACTTATGAAACATTCAAATGTAGACATTCAATGGGGAAACCATGATATTCTTTGGATGGGAGCGGCTCTAGGACACCAAACGATGGTAGCAGAGGTCTTGAGGATAGCTCTTAGATACAGCAATGTGGAATGTTTGGAAGAGGGCTATGGAATAAATCTCCTTCCTTTAGGATCTTTGGCTATGACAGTCTATAAAGATGATCCATGCAAAGAATTCATGCCAAAGGTAAGTAATGAACAGTTTTATGAAGAGAAAGACAAGCTATTGATCGCTAGGATGCATAAGGCTATTGCAATAATTCAGTTTAAGCTAGAGGGACAGCTAATCAAAAGAAAAGAGGAATTTAAAAGAACTGATAGGCTCCTTCTGGATATGGTAGATTATGAACGTGGGGTTCTCATAATAGACGGTGAGGAATATCCACTAACAAGCTGTAATTTCCCCACAATTGAACCTGCTAATCCTTATATACTTTCAAAAGATGAAAAAGACGTCATCGACAAGCTGTCTTCTTATTTTAAAAACAGTGAAAAACTACAAAAGCATATATATTATTTTTATACAAACGGAAGTCTATACCTAAAATATAACGGAAACCTTCTATACCACGGATGCATACTTTTAGATGAAAAGGGTGAATATCTCAATGCATTTATAGAAGGAAAGAAATATAGTGGCGTAGAACTTCTAGATAAATATGAGGAGTTAGCTAGAAGGGCTTACTTTACAAGAAAAGAAAGTGACATCGACTGGTTGTGGTACTTGTGGACTGGTAGAAAATCTCCCATGTTCGCCAAGGAAAAAATGGCAACTTTTGAACGATATTTTACCACAGAGAAAAAACTTCACGAAGAAAAACTAAATCCATATTTCAAATATAGGGAAGACGAAGCTATCTGCCGAAAAATACTTGCTAGTTTTGATCTCGACCCAGACAACGGGCATATAATAACCGGGCATACTCCTGTAAAGGTTAAAAAAGGAGAGAGTCCTCTAAAGGCCAACGGGAAACTTCTGGTTATAGATGGAGGGATGTCTAGGGCATACCAAAATACAACAGGAATTGCAGGTTATACCTTGATGTATAACTCCTGGGGCTTAAGGCTTGTATCTCATCATCCATTTACATCTGAGGATGAAATAGTAAGAGAAGGGGTAAAAATAAACTCCAATATAGATGTTTTACAAAAAACAAACAGAAAAACAGTGGGAGACACTGATATAGGTAAAAAATTACTTTCTGAGATAGATGACTTGAAAGAACTTATGGAAGTATATAAAAGTGGTCAGATACAAGAAGGAAGAAAAAAATAA
- a CDS encoding protein phosphatase 2C domain-containing protein: MKIKVAYYTGIGNTRENNEDSILIYDDVHSKSDFENFKIRDIDLDEGFFSVADGLGGHAGGEIASGTVLNFMKNERVAGIRELKKLFYLANSRLNNIASEQRELYGMGTVLTGVYLKEDKAIIFNIGDSRTYLMREKLKRMTDDHSLVWELMKKENFENEGEMHDWIRRHPRKNIITSALIAGAGEFESFLEEIAVKKRDKFFITSDGVWEELSFSEIETSLSKGLNKAAELILKKCKAREKDNISFVIVEIINV, translated from the coding sequence ATGAAAATAAAAGTCGCTTATTATACAGGTATAGGAAACACAAGAGAAAATAACGAAGATTCCATATTGATTTATGATGATGTGCATTCAAAATCAGATTTTGAAAATTTTAAAATAAGAGATATAGATTTGGATGAGGGATTCTTTTCTGTTGCAGATGGCCTAGGTGGACATGCTGGGGGAGAGATAGCTAGCGGAACTGTATTAAATTTTATGAAAAATGAAAGAGTTGCAGGGATTAGGGAACTTAAAAAGTTATTCTATCTGGCAAATAGCAGACTAAATAATATTGCTAGTGAACAAAGGGAACTTTATGGGATGGGGACTGTACTAACTGGTGTTTATTTAAAAGAAGATAAGGCTATTATCTTTAATATAGGTGATAGCAGGACATATCTTATGAGGGAAAAACTTAAAAGAATGACTGATGACCATTCTCTAGTGTGGGAATTAATGAAAAAAGAGAACTTTGAAAATGAAGGGGAGATGCATGACTGGATAAGGAGACATCCTAGAAAAAATATTATTACTTCAGCCTTGATTGCCGGTGCCGGTGAATTTGAATCTTTTCTCGAAGAAATTGCTGTGAAGAAAAGAGATAAGTTTTTTATTACAAGCGATGGTGTATGGGAAGAGTTGTCATTTAGTGAAATAGAAACTTCTCTTTCTAAAGGCTTAAATAAAGCGGCAGAACTCATCCTAAAAAAATGCAAAGCAAGGGAAAAAGACAACATCTCCTTTGTAATAGTTGAAATTATCAATGTTTAG
- the map gene encoding type I methionyl aminopeptidase produces MIILKSEKEIEIMREAGRIVAECHGLIKKMIKPGVTTLEIDEMVEKYIREKGAIPSFKGYHGFPFSTCAAPNDVICHGMPNNVPLKDGDVITIDIGALYNGFHGDSAWSYAIGEVSQEIKDLMDTTLEALYKGIEQAVEGNCIGDIGDAIEKYVRPKGYGIVVEFAGHGVGSTLWEEPEILHVGEPKTGPKLKNGMTIAIEPMITLGHWKAKIDSDGWTARTIDGSICVQYEHSIAITPEGPKILTTL; encoded by the coding sequence TTGATTATATTAAAGAGTGAAAAAGAGATAGAAATAATGAGAGAGGCAGGGAGAATAGTGGCAGAATGCCATGGATTAATCAAAAAGATGATAAAACCCGGGGTTACCACCCTTGAGATAGATGAGATGGTTGAAAAATATATAAGAGAAAAAGGTGCTATACCAAGTTTTAAAGGTTACCATGGTTTCCCTTTTTCCACCTGTGCAGCTCCTAATGATGTAATATGTCATGGAATGCCAAATAACGTGCCCTTAAAAGATGGTGATGTTATTACCATAGACATAGGAGCCTTGTACAATGGTTTTCATGGAGATTCTGCATGGTCCTATGCCATCGGCGAAGTCAGCCAAGAGATAAAGGACCTTATGGATACAACTTTAGAGGCACTTTATAAAGGTATCGAACAGGCTGTAGAGGGAAACTGTATAGGGGATATAGGAGATGCCATAGAAAAATATGTGAGGCCCAAAGGTTATGGTATAGTGGTTGAATTCGCTGGGCATGGAGTGGGAAGCACTCTATGGGAAGAGCCGGAGATACTGCATGTGGGAGAACCTAAAACTGGACCCAAATTAAAAAATGGCATGACTATTGCAATTGAACCTATGATTACCCTGGGACACTGGAAGGCAAAGATAGATTCTGACGGATGGACTGCTAGAACAATAGACGGTAGCATATGTGTACAGTATGAACATTCTATAGCAATCACTCCTGAGGGGCCAAAGATACTTACAACTTTATAA
- a CDS encoding LPP20 family lipoprotein, with translation MKKILTFVLTLFLFTIALASDIVGTGYGSTEKEAKENALNNLSQQIRVTVESNYSSENTFKNGEVEKNLKNNINLFSKNELLGVEYKVKKYFLRKKYRVRAFISDKKLPLYENKVVALKNEIYLNISKVEKTDSLLQKKELLEKSISDFELYDNYKNMASILGSSKLFSIDYTKAQLKNQLSNVNSILDAPRIVFVSVTGDFPAESYDYIKNKADDLITKIFQTSSKKLAIVGDMDENVNTIFNINVNSYVIDKKEPILYNNKPITKERFEAFINLSITAQNKEMDSYIISKTASASSYDVNSRKSAMFKAIDLLFKKEEAELKNSFSF, from the coding sequence ATGAAAAAAATTTTAACTTTTGTTCTTACCTTGTTCTTATTCACTATAGCTTTAGCTAGTGATATAGTAGGTACAGGATACGGCTCTACTGAAAAAGAGGCCAAGGAAAACGCTTTAAATAATCTTTCCCAGCAGATAAGGGTTACAGTAGAAAGTAATTACTCTAGTGAAAACACCTTTAAAAACGGCGAAGTAGAAAAAAATCTAAAAAATAATATAAATCTTTTTTCCAAAAATGAACTTTTAGGTGTTGAATATAAGGTTAAAAAATATTTTCTAAGAAAAAAATACAGAGTGCGTGCTTTTATAAGTGATAAAAAACTTCCATTATACGAAAATAAAGTAGTGGCTCTCAAAAATGAAATTTATTTAAATATATCAAAGGTTGAAAAGACAGATAGCCTGCTACAAAAAAAAGAGCTTTTAGAAAAAAGCATCTCTGATTTTGAACTTTATGATAACTACAAAAATATGGCCTCTATACTTGGAAGTAGTAAACTATTTTCCATTGACTATACCAAAGCTCAGTTAAAAAATCAGCTCAGTAATGTAAACAGTATATTAGACGCTCCAAGAATTGTTTTTGTCTCTGTTACAGGGGACTTTCCAGCCGAGTCCTATGACTATATAAAAAACAAAGCAGATGATCTGATAACCAAGATTTTTCAGACTTCATCAAAGAAGCTTGCCATAGTAGGTGATATGGATGAAAATGTAAATACAATCTTTAACATTAATGTCAACTCCTATGTAATCGACAAAAAAGAACCTATTTTATATAATAATAAGCCTATAACCAAGGAAAGATTTGAAGCCTTCATAAACCTCTCTATCACAGCACAGAATAAAGAAATGGATTCATATATTATAAGTAAGACTGCATCAGCTAGTTCATATGATGTCAATTCCAGAAAATCCGCCATGTTTAAGGCAATAGACCTTCTTTTTAAAAAAGAGGAGGCTGAACTCAAAAACAGTTTTTCATTTTAA
- a CDS encoding LPP20 family lipoprotein, producing MKKIIFSLVILFLTACSSVDYSENKKYPDWVLRPSYKNGIAGVGSSKITELGFDFARKEAMANARSDLAKQIGLKVNSTLKSYTTKAGVGDNAAVDKMVEEVYEDIVSQDLFNSRIIEAWENPQGELYVLMVIDNDDIIRSAEKAVKNIDTSTNPELMKLKADEANDRLHQELENFFN from the coding sequence ATGAAAAAAATTATTTTTTCTCTAGTTATACTTTTTCTTACTGCATGTTCTAGTGTGGATTATTCTGAAAACAAAAAATATCCAGATTGGGTTCTCAGGCCAAGCTACAAAAATGGTATTGCCGGAGTAGGTTCGTCTAAGATCACAGAATTAGGTTTTGATTTTGCTAGAAAGGAAGCCATGGCAAATGCAAGGTCTGATCTTGCCAAGCAGATAGGTCTAAAGGTTAATTCTACTTTGAAATCCTATACTACCAAGGCTGGTGTAGGGGACAATGCCGCAGTTGACAAGATGGTAGAAGAAGTCTACGAGGATATTGTTAGTCAGGATCTTTTCAATTCCAGAATTATAGAGGCTTGGGAAAATCCTCAAGGGGAACTCTATGTTCTAATGGTAATTGATAATGACGATATAATAAGATCAGCTGAAAAAGCCGTAAAAAATATCGATACATCTACAAATCCAGAGCTGATGAAATTAAAGGCCGATGAGGCAAATGACAGGCTGCATCAGGAGTTGGAAAACTTTTTCAATTAG
- a CDS encoding 5'-methylthioadenosine/adenosylhomocysteine nucleosidase encodes MIGIIGAMNEEIIELKEVMENIQEEKKVNLTFYRGKLKGKDVVLVECGIGKVNAAICTTLLIDHYKVDKIIFTGVAGGVNPDIEVGDIVISTELIQHDFDTTAFGTEHGIIPRMENSVFRADETLTKVAEEVAVQKFGKEKVWTGRILSGDQFVASIEKIQWLRDTFNGECTEMEGAAVAHVCYLFDTPFLILRSISDKANHSADVDFAEFVHLAAKNSKEILEGILDRI; translated from the coding sequence TTGATCGGAATAATCGGAGCAATGAATGAAGAAATCATAGAATTAAAGGAAGTTATGGAAAATATTCAGGAAGAGAAAAAAGTAAACCTGACTTTTTATAGAGGTAAATTAAAAGGCAAGGATGTGGTACTTGTAGAGTGTGGAATAGGAAAGGTAAATGCAGCAATTTGTACTACCCTCCTTATCGATCACTACAAGGTTGATAAGATCATATTTACAGGTGTGGCAGGAGGAGTCAATCCAGATATAGAGGTGGGAGACATAGTGATTTCCACAGAACTTATTCAGCATGATTTTGATACAACAGCCTTTGGAACTGAGCACGGGATTATACCTAGAATGGAAAATTCTGTATTTAGGGCTGATGAGACCCTCACAAAGGTTGCTGAAGAGGTAGCAGTTCAAAAGTTCGGAAAAGAAAAAGTATGGACTGGAAGAATTTTGAGCGGAGATCAGTTTGTAGCCTCTATAGAGAAGATTCAGTGGCTCAGAGATACTTTCAATGGAGAGTGTACAGAAATGGAGGGAGCCGCAGTGGCACATGTGTGTTATCTGTTTGATACTCCTTTTTTGATTTTAAGATCAATTTCAGACAAGGCGAATCACAGTGCAGATGTTGACTTTGCTGAATTTGTACACCTAGCTGCAAAGAATTCAAAGGAGATTCTAGAGGGAATACTAGACAGGATCTAG
- a CDS encoding folylpolyglutamate synthase/dihydrofolate synthase family protein has protein sequence MDTEKILDELYSYSMFGIKLGLENIERMCEALGNPQEKYRVIHIAGTNGKGSTATTIETGLIEAGYRVGKFTSPHIVRFNERIQFKGDEIEDREICSYYLKVKEIVEKNSIKATFFEMTTAMMFLYFADKKAEFVVLETGMGGRYDATNVVDSEIAVITNVSLDHVGFLGDNIYDISKEKAGIIKKKSLVVVGDDNPDFIRAVRNETENFVDIKSKYKNVEYTLDRENFTTEIKLKDRMYSFSLFGEYQVGNFLCAYETLKILGIGDDIIQKAAKKVRWPGRFEVYSKNPLVILDGAHNVDAAQKLRENINLSFSPEEVVAVVSVLDDKDINNIMREIRGFSDTIILTSLEMFKRGLKGEELLEYTQIFRLSLVENDIRSAYKKAILMNKKAIVICGSFYLLSRFKQEA, from the coding sequence ATGGATACAGAGAAAATATTAGATGAACTTTATTCCTATTCAATGTTTGGTATAAAGCTGGGCCTTGAAAACATCGAGAGAATGTGTGAGGCTCTCGGAAACCCTCAGGAGAAGTATAGGGTCATACATATAGCAGGAACAAACGGAAAGGGCTCTACAGCTACAACTATAGAGACAGGGCTTATAGAGGCAGGGTACAGAGTAGGAAAGTTTACCTCACCTCATATAGTACGTTTCAATGAGAGAATACAATTTAAAGGAGATGAAATAGAAGATCGTGAGATCTGCAGTTATTATCTCAAGGTAAAAGAAATTGTAGAAAAAAACAGTATAAAAGCAACTTTTTTTGAAATGACCACTGCTATGATGTTTTTGTATTTTGCAGATAAAAAGGCCGAATTTGTAGTTTTAGAAACAGGTATGGGTGGAAGGTATGATGCAACCAATGTTGTTGATTCTGAAATAGCCGTTATCACAAATGTAAGCCTTGACCACGTTGGTTTTTTAGGGGATAACATATATGATATTTCCAAAGAAAAAGCAGGGATAATAAAAAAGAAAAGTCTAGTTGTGGTAGGAGACGATAATCCTGATTTTATAAGAGCAGTAAGAAACGAGACAGAAAACTTCGTAGATATAAAAAGTAAGTATAAAAATGTAGAGTATACTCTTGATAGGGAAAATTTTACCACTGAGATAAAGCTAAAAGATAGGATGTACTCTTTCTCCCTTTTCGGAGAGTATCAGGTGGGGAACTTTTTATGTGCCTATGAGACTCTTAAAATACTGGGTATAGGGGATGATATCATACAAAAAGCTGCAAAAAAAGTCAGGTGGCCTGGTAGATTTGAAGTCTATAGCAAAAATCCACTTGTAATACTAGACGGAGCTCATAATGTAGATGCTGCCCAAAAACTAAGAGAAAATATAAATCTTTCGTTTTCTCCTGAGGAGGTTGTTGCAGTAGTCTCAGTATTAGATGATAAGGACATCAATAACATCATGAGAGAGATCAGGGGTTTTTCTGATACAATTATTCTCACTTCCCTCGAGATGTTTAAAAGAGGTCTTAAGGGAGAGGAATTATTAGAATATACACAAATATTTAGACTATCTCTTGTGGAAAACGATATAAGGTCGGCTTATAAGAAGGCGATCCTGATGAATAAAAAAGCAATAGTAATATGCGGCTCTTTTTATCTTTTAAGCAGATTTAAGCAGGAGGCTTAA